One window of the Lepeophtheirus salmonis chromosome 7, UVic_Lsal_1.4, whole genome shotgun sequence genome contains the following:
- the LOC121122050 gene encoding astacin-like metalloprotease toxin 3: MAKLFIAIVFFQIFFTICLSEENVSGESSCRMLVDAYDRAVIYSRNFVGGRSNRWPNGIVPYTISSDFSSSQQQTIMDAINHISDRTCITFVEKTNEANYVDIFTGGKGCYANLGYNSRRARSQVHLQSNGCVALGVIIHELLHILGFSHEQTRSDRDQYVEIKWENIQSGTHSNFWRALGENEPATIPYCGNVGIDQYDNCYAGFRASSFGLDYDYGSIMHYGLKYFSINGQNTITLKKSTTAQIPNRSGMSGLDVQKTKVAYECQDATTPSTTTPAPTTTTPAPTTTTPAPTTTTPAPTTTTPAPTTTTPAPTTPFPASSTSKPCFDTYNYCSNYKHLCGISQYIKKHCKKTCFNCVCENDHGDVACSQLRGYCRYGFIQSFCQKTCNRC, from the exons ATGGCAAAATTGTTCATAGCAATTGTATTCTTCCAAATCTTCTTCACAATTTGTTTGAGTGAGGAAAATGTTTCTGGCGAGAGCAGCTGTAGAATGCTGGTAGATGCTTACGATAGAGCCGTTATTTATTCGAGGAACTTTGTTGGAGGACGAAGTAATCGATGGCCCAATGGAATTGTCCCATACACAATCAGCTCAGACTTCTCTTCAAGCCAACAACAAACGATCATGGATGCTATTAATCACATTTCAGATCGAACTTGTATCacatttgtagaaaaaacaaatgaagCAAATTATGTAGATATCTTCACTGGTGGAAAGGGATGCTACGCAAATCTTGGCTACAATAGCAGGAGAGCAAGAAGTCAAGTTCATTTACAGTCCAATGGCTGTGTG gcATTGGGcgttattattcatgaattgcTCCACATCCTTGGATTTTCTCATGAACAAACAAGATCTGATCGAGACCAGTATGTTGAAATTAAGTGGGAAAATATACAAAGTGGAACCCACAGTAACTTTTGGAGAGCTCTTGGGGAGAATGAACCTGCTACTATTCCATACTGTGGAAATGTAGGCATTGATCAATATGACAATTGTTATGCTGGATTTAGAGCATCAAGCTTTGGATTGGACTACGATTATGGATCCATCATGCACTACGGACTTAAATA CTTTTCAATTAATGGTCAAAACACTATTACATTGAAAAAGTCCACAACCGCTCAAATTCCTAACAGAAGTGGAATGAGTGGTTTGGATGTTCAAAAGACGAAAGTAGCCTATGAATGCCAAGATGCTACAACACCTTCTACAACAACTCCAGCTCCTACAACCACAACTCCAGCTCCTACAACCACAACTCCAGCCCCTACAACCACAACTCCAGCCCCCACAACCACAACTCCAGCCCCTACAACCACAACTCCAGCCCCCACAACCCCATTTCCAGCATCTTCAACTTCTAAAC cTTGTTTTGACACATATAATTATTGTAGCAACTACAAGCATTTGTGTGGAATAAGCCAATACATCAAGAAACATTGTAAAAAGACTTGTTTCAATTGTG tttgtgaGAATGATCATGGTGATGTTGCTTGCAGTCAACTTAGAGGATACTGCCGATATGGTTTCATCCagagtttttgtcaaaaaacatgTAACAGGTGTTAA